One Acutalibacter muris DNA window includes the following coding sequences:
- a CDS encoding beta-L-arabinofuranosidase domain-containing protein produces the protein MSSNQNERLTASYSAYRPRLFTDRLFLPGPGSCQFSGPFDRAVRFIQENQLLDTALWTRFAEQFTGPSDDHDLGWRCEYWGKLMRGGALVWSYTRDPELYQRLEAAARAMLQNAGPDGRISTYSREAEFQGWDIWGRKYVLLGMEYFYDICQDEGLKAELLASLRAQTDCLLAHFGPGKADLRKASCHWEGLNSSSLLEPVVRLYNMTGEQKYLDFAGYIVGLGGIQSANIFELALEDRLDPWQYPVTKAYEMMSCFEGLLEYARATKDEKWARAVVNFARRVLHSDITIIGSAGCTHELFDHSRLGQADPSYTGIMQETCVTVTWIKLCGQALCFTGDTIFGDAIERSLYNALLGAVNTNKVPRDPLSPGGWLPFDSYSPLRAGLRGQAVGGRMVMADNTIYGCCAAIGAAGLGAAAQLSALHSREGAAVNLYFPGTLELSTPSGRSLEVRIDTAYPVGEEITLELSLDEPESFELALRIPGWCAAPEAQINGETVTPSPGWLRLERHWEDKDKVCLRFPMPVDAVGSWQLGPGSGELPPHLALVRGPVVLAASEEFPGCDLSKPVEFARTADGAIRALPLSEVPFEAQQAFKVALQNGWMEFTDYASAGKGYDKRIAIWVRVRQ, from the coding sequence ATGTCAAGCAATCAGAATGAACGCCTTACCGCCAGCTACTCAGCCTACCGCCCCCGGTTATTTACCGACCGGCTTTTCCTTCCCGGCCCGGGCTCATGCCAGTTTTCCGGCCCCTTCGACCGGGCTGTCCGCTTCATTCAAGAGAATCAACTTTTGGACACCGCCCTATGGACACGGTTCGCGGAGCAGTTCACCGGGCCCTCAGACGACCATGACCTGGGCTGGCGCTGCGAATATTGGGGCAAGCTTATGCGGGGCGGAGCCCTGGTCTGGTCCTACACCCGGGACCCGGAGCTGTACCAGCGGCTTGAAGCCGCCGCCCGGGCAATGCTTCAAAACGCCGGGCCCGACGGCAGGATCTCCACCTACAGCCGGGAGGCGGAGTTCCAGGGCTGGGATATCTGGGGCCGGAAATATGTGCTGCTGGGCATGGAATACTTTTACGACATCTGTCAGGACGAGGGCCTGAAGGCGGAGCTGCTGGCCTCCCTCCGGGCGCAGACCGACTGCCTTCTGGCCCACTTCGGCCCAGGTAAGGCCGACCTGCGCAAAGCAAGCTGCCACTGGGAGGGACTCAATTCCTCCTCCCTGCTGGAACCGGTGGTCCGTCTGTACAACATGACCGGCGAGCAGAAGTACCTGGATTTCGCGGGCTATATCGTGGGCCTTGGCGGCATCCAGTCGGCCAATATTTTTGAGCTGGCCCTGGAGGACCGGCTGGACCCCTGGCAGTACCCGGTGACCAAGGCCTATGAGATGATGTCCTGCTTCGAGGGCCTGTTGGAATACGCCCGGGCCACCAAAGATGAAAAATGGGCCCGGGCCGTGGTAAATTTTGCCCGGCGGGTACTCCACTCGGACATCACTATTATCGGCAGCGCGGGCTGCACCCACGAGCTCTTCGACCACTCCCGGCTGGGCCAGGCGGACCCCAGCTACACCGGTATCATGCAGGAGACCTGCGTCACCGTGACCTGGATAAAGCTGTGCGGCCAGGCGCTCTGCTTTACCGGCGACACAATTTTCGGCGACGCCATAGAGCGGTCCCTGTACAACGCCCTGCTGGGCGCGGTCAACACAAACAAGGTCCCCCGGGACCCCCTCTCCCCGGGGGGCTGGCTGCCCTTCGACAGCTACAGCCCTCTGCGGGCAGGGCTTCGCGGCCAAGCGGTGGGAGGCCGGATGGTCATGGCGGACAACACCATCTATGGCTGCTGCGCGGCCATCGGCGCGGCGGGGCTGGGGGCTGCGGCCCAGCTCAGCGCACTGCACAGCCGCGAGGGCGCGGCGGTGAACCTGTATTTTCCCGGCACTTTAGAGCTATCCACGCCTTCCGGCCGGTCTTTAGAAGTGCGCATCGATACCGCCTATCCGGTGGGGGAAGAGATTACGCTTGAACTGTCCCTGGATGAGCCGGAATCCTTTGAGCTGGCCCTGCGTATTCCCGGATGGTGCGCTGCGCCGGAGGCTCAGATCAATGGGGAAACTGTCACCCCTTCGCCTGGCTGGTTGCGGCTGGAACGGCACTGGGAGGACAAAGATAAGGTCTGTCTGCGGTTCCCCATGCCTGTGGATGCGGTGGGCTCCTGGCAGCTCGGCCCGGGCAGCGGGGAGCTGCCGCCCCATCTGGCGCTGGTCCGGGGACCGGTGGTGCTGGCGGCTTCTGAGGAATTCCCGGGCTGCGACCTCTCCAAACCAGTAGAATTCGCACGAACCGCCGATGGGGCCATCCGGGCCTTGCCGCTTTCTGAGGTGCCTTTCGAGGCACAGCAGGCATTTAAGGTGGCACTGCAAAATGGGTGGATGGAGTTTACAGACTATGCTTCAGCGGGAAAAGGCTACGATAAGCGCATTGCGATCTGGGTGAGGGTCAGGCAGTAG
- a CDS encoding helix-turn-helix domain-containing protein has product MKQKMYNMEGLYQSDLPKRAILVYMYMSDRAGKEGQCFPSVPTIARQTKMSEATVHRAIRDLEKGGFLYVTGRQRPNGADSSNLYTLTNAEPGW; this is encoded by the coding sequence ATGAAACAGAAAATGTATAATATGGAGGGCCTATACCAGAGCGACCTGCCAAAACGCGCCATCTTAGTGTATATGTACATGTCCGACCGGGCAGGCAAGGAGGGGCAGTGCTTTCCTTCCGTGCCGACCATAGCGAGGCAGACAAAGATGTCCGAGGCCACGGTACATCGGGCGATCCGGGACTTGGAGAAGGGCGGGTTCCTCTATGTCACCGGGCGGCAGCGGCCTAACGGCGCTGATTCATCAAATCTCTACACGCTGACGAACGCCGAGCCGGGGTGGTAA
- a CDS encoding HNH endonuclease encodes MEYSCLKTLAGKHKTTARQIRNKFKDGKKWSVPYQTAKGEKRCKFANFMDCKKANTFDDVIIDYTLRSGSYRNTFDKRLSAKVCELCGKTNVPLEIHHVNKVKNLKGKEKWEKIMIAKRRKTLAVCRECHYHIHNP; translated from the coding sequence ATGGAGTACAGCTGCCTGAAAACTCTGGCGGGAAAGCACAAAACCACTGCCCGCCAAATCCGCAATAAGTTCAAGGACGGGAAGAAATGGAGTGTTCCCTACCAGACCGCAAAGGGGGAAAAGCGCTGCAAATTCGCCAATTTTATGGACTGTAAGAAAGCGAATACTTTTGATGATGTGATAATTGATTACACCCTGCGGAGCGGCAGTTACAGAAACACTTTTGACAAGAGATTGTCGGCAAAGGTCTGCGAGCTATGCGGCAAGACCAATGTACCGCTGGAAATCCATCATGTCAACAAAGTGAAGAACCTCAAAGGAAAAGAAAAATGGGAGAAAATCATGATTGCTAAACGGCGCAAAACTTTGGCCGTTTGTCGCGAATGTCACTACCATATCCATAACCCTTGA
- a CDS encoding MFS transporter, with protein sequence MNKRLLAAAGCFLCELVAVGVGAGTNSLYTAPVCSDLGISRTGYSVSVTVIYLVNMLIYMLFPLLMKRVPLRGIFAVGLLCEMTAFLIYSQIRSAATLYLAAAFLGAGLALLGTVPITAVIKSWYPDRQGSVLGIVLSGSGIGGAALIPLAGILMNSHGWRAAALGSAGLMAIVATPCLLTVKENKQAGKHEGQKDGCVEPERFPFADRGLLTALLIYAFLTGASIQPTYLSIAAHLSEHGINTQNASAVLSVICFCALFVKVLLGAVSDRFGPYPAAACSHIGFILSAVTLVFFTGWLPTFEILFAFGSVPLALMLPLLSSHFFHKSPSRVLSLCMAFQTAGISLGILLTGKLYDMFSSYDPAFLLLGGVNFAAFMWIPLRFTLARWVAESSIWQAGEPVLTK encoded by the coding sequence ATGAACAAGAGACTTTTGGCGGCAGCGGGTTGCTTCCTGTGTGAACTGGTTGCCGTGGGCGTGGGCGCGGGAACGAACAGTCTCTATACCGCACCGGTATGTAGTGACCTTGGCATCTCCCGCACAGGATATTCCGTCTCTGTCACAGTGATCTACCTTGTGAACATGCTCATATATATGCTCTTTCCGTTGCTGATGAAGCGGGTTCCCCTGAGAGGAATTTTCGCCGTGGGTCTCCTTTGCGAGATGACAGCATTTCTGATCTACTCCCAGATAAGATCTGCCGCCACACTCTACCTGGCAGCAGCGTTCCTGGGGGCTGGGCTGGCACTCCTGGGTACAGTACCCATCACCGCCGTCATAAAGAGCTGGTACCCTGACCGGCAGGGCTCCGTCTTAGGGATAGTGCTCTCCGGCAGCGGTATAGGCGGCGCGGCGCTTATTCCTTTGGCAGGCATACTGATGAACAGCCACGGCTGGCGCGCCGCAGCCTTAGGCTCAGCAGGCTTAATGGCCATAGTTGCTACGCCATGCCTGCTTACTGTAAAGGAAAATAAGCAGGCCGGCAAACATGAAGGGCAAAAGGATGGCTGTGTAGAGCCGGAGAGGTTCCCGTTTGCCGACAGAGGATTGTTGACAGCGTTGCTCATATACGCTTTTCTGACAGGGGCCTCAATACAGCCTACATATCTTTCCATAGCTGCCCACCTCTCGGAGCATGGCATAAACACCCAGAATGCCTCAGCTGTTCTGTCCGTAATCTGTTTCTGCGCGCTGTTCGTGAAGGTGCTTCTGGGCGCTGTATCGGACCGATTCGGGCCGTACCCTGCGGCAGCCTGTTCCCATATCGGTTTTATCTTATCGGCGGTTACGCTGGTGTTCTTTACAGGCTGGTTGCCTACCTTTGAGATCCTTTTTGCCTTCGGCTCTGTACCTCTTGCGCTGATGTTGCCACTGTTATCGTCCCATTTTTTCCATAAGTCTCCGTCGCGGGTGCTCTCCTTATGCATGGCTTTTCAGACCGCCGGTATTTCTTTAGGTATTCTACTGACCGGGAAGCTGTATGACATGTTTTCCTCGTATGACCCGGCATTCCTGCTGCTGGGAGGGGTAAATTTTGCGGCGTTTATGTGGATACCACTGCGTTTCACCCTTGCGCGGTGGGTTGCCGAATCATCCATATGGCAGGCCGGAGAACCGGTCTTAACGAAATAA
- a CDS encoding sugar phosphate isomerase/epimerase family protein, whose product MSLKLGIQLFSVREEMAKSVENTIRTLADIGYRRLELSNHNALNDFGTGFGMSAADFKKLLDELGLEVVTNTVNPYTDDNIDKLIEYHVAIGAKGLVLPVVWYETRDDVLRCCENINRWGKKCHEAGLYYLFHNHFHEFQKFDGKTVVDLVLENTDPDYVGFELDTYWAMRAGVDPCDVLRQQGKRCKAIHQKDYTKGREGHINLLERAGTKGVSLERFKEICQSVNYEKDFTEIGSGIMDIQKIIDTAIEYTDAGYILLEQDHASVPQLDSVRKSFENFKRFTGIEF is encoded by the coding sequence ATGTCTTTAAAATTGGGAATACAACTCTTTTCCGTAAGGGAGGAGATGGCGAAAAGCGTTGAGAACACCATCAGGACCCTGGCCGATATAGGCTACAGACGGCTGGAGCTGTCGAATCACAACGCTCTTAACGACTTCGGCACAGGTTTTGGCATGAGCGCCGCCGACTTCAAAAAGCTTTTGGACGAGTTAGGGCTTGAGGTCGTGACCAATACGGTCAATCCGTATACTGACGACAATATTGACAAGCTGATTGAGTACCATGTAGCTATAGGAGCAAAAGGGCTTGTGTTGCCGGTGGTATGGTACGAGACCAGGGATGATGTCCTGCGCTGCTGTGAGAATATCAACCGCTGGGGAAAGAAATGCCATGAGGCCGGTCTTTACTACCTCTTCCACAACCATTTCCATGAATTCCAGAAGTTCGATGGCAAGACGGTAGTAGACCTGGTGCTTGAGAACACCGACCCCGACTATGTGGGCTTTGAGCTTGACACCTACTGGGCAATGCGCGCGGGCGTGGATCCCTGTGACGTTCTCAGACAACAGGGAAAGCGCTGCAAGGCCATACACCAGAAGGACTACACAAAGGGCAGAGAGGGCCATATCAACCTGCTGGAACGTGCGGGCACAAAAGGCGTATCATTGGAGAGGTTCAAGGAAATATGCCAGTCTGTGAACTACGAGAAGGACTTCACAGAGATTGGCAGCGGCATTATGGACATTCAGAAAATCATTGACACTGCCATTGAGTACACAGATGCGGGATATATTCTGCTGGAGCAAGACCATGCAAGCGTACCCCAGTTGGACAGTGTGCGAAAGAGCTTTGAGAACTTCAAGCGCTTTACCGGTATAGAGTTCTGA
- a CDS encoding carbohydrate ABC transporter permease — translation MKTKEEKRFQVFSHVVLIVFALFCIIPLILLLMSSFEENSTLIREGYGFWPKSFSFEAYEYLFRHGGQIFTSYFVTFFVTVVGTAVSIVLTTMLAYPLSRDDLLGRKVLGFLVFFTMLFNGGLVPTYLIYTNTLHLKNTVWAVIVPRLLLGAYYVLLMKSFFTTSIPKAIIEAAKVDGAGEYRILVQVIVPMSKPIIATVLMLTAINYWNDWYNGFIYITTKTEYYTIQALLNRMLQDIQYLSNNAATMGNISESVSKIPSTSVRMAISVVGLLPILIVYPFVQNSFVKGITLGAVKG, via the coding sequence ATGAAAACAAAAGAAGAAAAGCGTTTTCAGGTGTTCAGCCATGTAGTGCTGATAGTATTCGCGCTGTTTTGCATTATTCCACTGATACTGCTCCTGATGTCGTCATTTGAGGAGAACTCCACCCTTATCCGCGAAGGCTACGGCTTCTGGCCGAAATCCTTTAGTTTTGAGGCCTACGAGTATCTGTTTCGCCACGGCGGGCAAATATTCACATCGTATTTTGTCACTTTCTTTGTAACAGTTGTGGGGACTGCTGTGAGTATTGTGCTTACAACTATGCTGGCATATCCCCTCTCCCGGGACGATCTTTTGGGCAGGAAGGTACTGGGCTTTCTGGTATTCTTCACTATGCTCTTTAACGGCGGGCTCGTGCCGACCTATTTGATCTACACAAACACCCTCCACCTGAAGAACACAGTCTGGGCCGTTATAGTTCCCCGCCTGCTTCTGGGAGCTTACTATGTCCTTTTGATGAAGAGTTTTTTCACCACGTCCATACCAAAGGCCATAATCGAGGCTGCCAAGGTGGATGGGGCCGGAGAATACAGGATACTTGTGCAGGTCATCGTACCCATGAGCAAGCCCATAATCGCAACGGTCCTGATGCTCACCGCCATAAACTACTGGAACGACTGGTACAACGGCTTTATTTACATCACCACAAAAACCGAGTATTATACTATACAGGCGCTGCTCAACCGGATGCTTCAGGATATTCAATATCTCAGCAACAACGCCGCAACCATGGGCAATATCAGCGAATCGGTGTCAAAAATACCGTCAACGTCCGTGCGTATGGCTATAAGTGTGGTAGGCCTACTGCCCATATTGATAGTATATCCATTTGTGCAGAACAGTTTTGTCAAGGGTATCACTTTAGGCGCCGTAAAAGGATAA
- a CDS encoding ABC transporter permease → MAGLVVAFKQYDARKGIFGSDFIGFQNFKYLFATKDALVITRNTLLYNAAFIVLNTVLSIFIAILLSELFSIGARKLYQSVILLPFLISTVIAGYIVYGFLSADSGFINKSVLPLLGIDDISWYNEPKYWPVVITFVYIWKNVGYNCIIYLSAIIGIDRQYYEAAALEGAGKIRQIFSITLPMIKSVTIMLILLAIGRIFYADFGLFYQVPMNSGALFPTTNVIDTYVYRSLIQIGNIGMSSAAGFYQSIVGLVLVSVSNLVIRKVDPESALF, encoded by the coding sequence ATGGCCGGCCTCGTTGTCGCTTTCAAGCAGTACGACGCGCGAAAGGGTATTTTTGGCAGTGATTTTATCGGTTTCCAAAATTTTAAATACCTGTTTGCCACAAAGGACGCGCTGGTGATAACCAGGAACACGCTGCTGTATAATGCGGCGTTTATAGTGCTGAACACGGTGCTGTCTATTTTTATCGCAATTTTACTGAGCGAGCTTTTCTCAATAGGAGCCAGAAAGCTCTACCAGAGTGTGATACTCCTTCCGTTTCTCATCTCCACCGTTATCGCGGGCTATATCGTCTACGGCTTTTTGAGCGCCGACTCCGGATTCATAAACAAGAGTGTCCTGCCCCTTCTGGGTATAGACGATATTTCTTGGTACAACGAGCCAAAATACTGGCCTGTTGTCATAACGTTTGTATACATCTGGAAAAACGTGGGATATAACTGTATTATCTATCTGTCGGCCATTATAGGCATAGACAGACAGTATTACGAGGCTGCGGCCCTTGAGGGCGCAGGCAAGATCCGCCAGATATTCAGTATTACCCTGCCCATGATAAAGTCGGTGACGATTATGCTCATCCTTTTGGCTATAGGGCGTATCTTCTATGCGGACTTCGGCCTTTTCTATCAGGTGCCCATGAACTCCGGCGCCCTGTTCCCAACCACTAACGTTATCGATACCTACGTGTACCGAAGCCTCATCCAGATAGGAAATATCGGAATGTCCTCGGCAGCGGGCTTCTACCAGTCTATCGTGGGCCTTGTGCTGGTCTCAGTATCCAACCTTGTTATCCGCAAGGTCGATCCAGAGAGTGCATTGTTCTGA
- a CDS encoding DUF3502 domain-containing protein, translating to MTKLNKLAAVFLAAAFAFAGALPAGAVTVADTPVPDRIYYRETAGEAFSGEFAMDREITKVEAGEDPAFTLSFEGSALIFDGLTHSVEQAVRIVCGEEALDKTLKLAVYDLVDIAPAKSSLILTVKNSRTLQPVPNVGYTLYRGTQAVRRGLVTDRQGQLTASGLEPGDYLLRPSSTPGGYKAAPGVKFTVTGLEISGGEKEIRTSDGKKNIAGENEVLIAGKFSPDIVLTAGQDKQIGSVTVEYEDFGEAKSLEYSALHAAQEELNRRKNSGEILGPVHITYEYAEKSGRSYTQYLTEKEPEPTPPVNQGNTVTKPTPTAAPTPKATSTAAPTAAPKPTVVPTPAPVPDGQLTIACTADKPGQAFSFEVSGTKLEGGKFRQDYKTDTDGKIAASLPAGKYTVTPKSAKGFDLPEPQTIELIGGGSAYLTFSFVANQRDLALTVVDDDGQPVPGVTVGLFEHGETPLPKVKKNTESSADISAALVQIKEQKAADEKLADPYTKANALYVGKTGEDGTALIQNVPVSGFAAVPIELPDGYSAEKIATEITAGLEDKFTVDCKYVAVDISVWSSNTNSPVVGAELTLMDRDGEKLTEWISEEAAHRLIRVPKGEYRLVICQAKQNDTVAFEVGGDESVQEIRAETYLPGAVDENAQRNIERRLISVMLAAILILAVFAACGGTEKNSSKAPESSSSAPSSSEAQSSTTESSLESSDDGEPSGNEPMNLVVAYPLINGVPQDNKLIEAEINEITQEKLNDTIELMPISMGNYQQQMQLMLASEEKLDCFVIRSNSFNAYYSANQMTDLSDLIHEYGQGIIDAVGQSFIDAGKLDGKLYGITTNRDLAVGHGGLVVRQDYMEEAGYKKEDIKTIDDLDGLFAKVHENHPDVQVITSNSGSSIYGTLGMSFDPLTDGFAVLRNFGLDDLTVVNAFATNEYKDYCLHARKWYEAGYISADIAAVTEGGPSQVKAGRAFAYNNRYKPGADNQESKMCGTPVVTLTVLGDATYTSIPQSFMWGIPYSAESPERSMEYLNEQYTNPEIMNLLAWGIEGTHYDITEDGHITAAAALNGAESGYNPSAGWIFGNQFITHVWEGDELDLYKNLKAFNDGADKSKAFGFTFNSDSVLTEIAAVQGVYDQYKIGLESGLVDTETTLDQMLSEMESAGIQKIIDEKQRQLDEWAAANGVS from the coding sequence ATGACGAAACTCAATAAACTGGCCGCTGTCTTTCTGGCAGCGGCCTTTGCTTTTGCAGGCGCGCTCCCCGCCGGGGCGGTGACCGTCGCCGACACGCCCGTCCCGGACCGAATATATTACCGGGAAACCGCAGGAGAGGCCTTCTCCGGCGAGTTTGCCATGGACAGGGAAATCACCAAAGTGGAGGCGGGGGAGGACCCCGCCTTTACCCTTTCCTTTGAGGGCAGCGCCCTCATTTTTGACGGGCTGACGCACTCCGTGGAGCAGGCCGTCAGGATAGTTTGCGGGGAGGAAGCCCTTGATAAAACGCTGAAGCTGGCCGTGTATGACCTGGTGGACATTGCCCCGGCAAAGAGCAGCCTGATCCTTACCGTCAAGAACAGCCGTACCCTGCAGCCTGTCCCAAACGTGGGCTACACGCTCTACCGGGGCACACAGGCCGTAAGGAGGGGCCTTGTCACCGACAGGCAGGGCCAGCTTACCGCCAGCGGCCTGGAGCCCGGGGACTATCTTCTGAGACCGTCCTCCACCCCCGGGGGCTATAAGGCCGCGCCCGGCGTGAAGTTCACCGTTACCGGCCTGGAAATTTCAGGCGGCGAAAAGGAGATACGCACAAGCGACGGCAAAAAGAATATTGCCGGTGAGAACGAAGTACTGATTGCCGGAAAGTTTTCGCCGGATATTGTCCTGACCGCCGGGCAGGACAAGCAGATCGGGAGCGTGACAGTGGAGTATGAGGACTTCGGCGAAGCGAAAAGCCTTGAATATTCTGCCCTGCACGCAGCCCAGGAGGAGCTCAACCGGCGCAAGAACAGCGGGGAAATACTGGGCCCGGTGCACATCACCTATGAATACGCTGAAAAGTCGGGCCGCAGCTATACTCAGTATCTCACTGAGAAGGAGCCGGAACCAACCCCGCCGGTAAATCAGGGCAATACGGTTACGAAGCCCACGCCAACGGCTGCGCCTACTCCGAAGGCCACATCTACAGCAGCACCCACTGCCGCCCCAAAGCCCACCGTCGTCCCAACTCCCGCGCCCGTCCCCGACGGGCAGCTCACCATAGCCTGCACCGCCGACAAACCCGGGCAGGCGTTTTCCTTTGAGGTAAGCGGGACGAAGCTTGAGGGCGGCAAGTTCAGGCAGGATTACAAGACTGATACAGACGGTAAGATTGCCGCAAGCCTCCCGGCGGGCAAATACACAGTCACTCCCAAGAGTGCGAAGGGCTTTGACCTGCCGGAGCCGCAGACCATTGAGCTTATAGGCGGCGGGAGCGCTTACCTGACCTTCAGCTTTGTGGCGAACCAGCGCGACCTCGCGCTGACTGTAGTTGACGACGACGGCCAGCCTGTGCCGGGTGTGACTGTCGGCCTGTTTGAGCATGGAGAAACACCTCTGCCGAAGGTCAAAAAGAATACTGAGAGCAGCGCCGACATTAGCGCGGCTCTGGTGCAAATCAAGGAGCAGAAAGCCGCCGATGAGAAGCTCGCCGACCCTTACACCAAGGCGAATGCGCTTTATGTTGGCAAGACCGGCGAGGACGGTACGGCGCTGATTCAAAATGTGCCGGTTTCTGGGTTCGCAGCAGTGCCAATTGAACTGCCCGATGGGTACTCTGCGGAGAAAATTGCTACTGAAATCACGGCTGGGCTTGAGGACAAATTTACTGTTGACTGCAAATATGTTGCGGTTGACATCTCGGTGTGGAGTTCCAACACCAACTCCCCGGTTGTGGGAGCGGAACTGACCCTGATGGACAGGGACGGCGAAAAGCTGACAGAGTGGATATCTGAGGAAGCCGCCCACCGGCTGATTAGAGTGCCGAAGGGTGAGTACAGGCTGGTTATATGCCAGGCTAAGCAGAACGATACCGTTGCTTTTGAGGTCGGCGGGGATGAGTCCGTACAGGAAATCCGGGCGGAAACCTATCTCCCCGGCGCGGTTGACGAAAACGCTCAGAGAAACATAGAACGAAGACTTATTTCTGTTATGCTCGCGGCCATTTTGATACTGGCGGTATTTGCAGCATGCGGCGGCACAGAGAAGAATTCCTCTAAGGCTCCGGAGAGTAGCTCCTCTGCCCCCAGTAGCTCAGAGGCCCAGAGCAGCACAACCGAAAGTTCCTTGGAAAGCTCTGATGACGGGGAGCCCTCGGGGAATGAGCCCATGAACCTGGTGGTGGCCTATCCGCTTATCAACGGCGTTCCCCAGGACAACAAGCTCATTGAAGCTGAGATAAACGAAATCACACAGGAGAAGCTAAACGATACCATAGAGCTCATGCCGATCTCCATGGGCAACTATCAGCAGCAGATGCAGCTGATGCTGGCCAGCGAGGAGAAGCTGGACTGCTTCGTTATCCGCTCAAACAGCTTCAACGCGTATTATTCCGCCAACCAGATGACCGATTTGAGCGATTTGATCCATGAGTACGGCCAGGGAATCATCGATGCCGTGGGCCAGAGCTTTATCGATGCCGGCAAACTGGACGGTAAGCTCTACGGCATCACCACCAACCGAGACTTGGCTGTCGGCCACGGCGGCCTAGTCGTCCGCCAGGACTATATGGAAGAGGCTGGCTATAAGAAAGAGGACATCAAGACTATCGATGACCTGGACGGCCTTTTTGCCAAGGTTCATGAGAATCATCCCGACGTACAGGTAATCACCAGCAACTCGGGCAGCTCTATCTATGGAACTCTGGGCATGAGCTTCGACCCGCTGACGGACGGCTTCGCAGTGCTTCGCAACTTCGGACTGGACGACCTAACTGTTGTGAACGCCTTTGCAACTAACGAGTATAAGGACTACTGTCTCCATGCCCGGAAATGGTATGAAGCGGGGTATATCAGCGCTGATATAGCCGCCGTCACCGAGGGCGGTCCTTCCCAGGTCAAGGCTGGACGTGCCTTTGCTTATAATAACCGCTATAAGCCCGGCGCGGACAATCAGGAGTCCAAAATGTGCGGCACTCCCGTTGTAACCCTGACGGTTCTGGGCGATGCTACCTATACCTCTATTCCTCAGAGCTTCATGTGGGGCATCCCCTACTCTGCCGAGAGCCCAGAGCGCTCCATGGAGTACTTGAACGAGCAGTACACAAACCCCGAAATCATGAACCTGCTGGCCTGGGGCATCGAAGGCACCCACTACGACATTACCGAGGATGGGCATATTACCGCTGCCGCCGCCCTCAACGGTGCCGAGTCCGGGTATAACCCCAGCGCGGGCTGGATATTCGGCAACCAGTTTATCACCCATGTTTGGGAGGGCGATGAATTGGATCTCTACAAAAACCTGAAGGCCTTTAACGACGGGGCCGACAAGTCCAAAGCTTTCGGTTTCACCTTCAACAGCGACAGTGTGCTGACAGAAATAGCCGCCGTGCAGGGCGTTTACGACCAGTACAAAATAGGTCTTGAAAGTGGGCTTGTTGACACCGAGACCACTCTGGACCAAATGCTTTCCGAGATGGAGAGTGCAGGCATTCAGAAGATTATAGACGAGAAGCAGAGGCAGCTCGACGAGTGGGCGGCCGCCAACGGAGTCTCCTAA